A section of the Gasterosteus aculeatus chromosome 10, fGasAcu3.hap1.1, whole genome shotgun sequence genome encodes:
- the aard gene encoding alanine- and arginine-rich domain-containing protein, with protein sequence MDRDSHSEDTLSTMVLENIKNKLIHAFRATGESRGNPEDAGSAVRPVSMSRSHQANEELRRAQIDGAITWLRSELLEMRSQDLQLAQTLLGLNTEIQRLRRESFGGVEAEGDDQQ encoded by the exons ATGGACCGAGACAGTCACAGCGAGGATACTTTGTCCACCATGGTTCTGgagaacattaaaaacaaattgattCATGCCTTCAGGGCGACCGGAGAGTCCAGGGGGAACCCTGAAGACGCTGGCTCCGCTGTGAGACCGGTCAGCATGAGCAGGAGTCACCAAGCCAACGAAGAGCTGCGGAGGGCGCAGATAGACGGAGCGATAACCTGGCTGAGGTCCGAACTG CTGGAGATGCGCTCACAGGACCTCCAGCTGGCTCAGACGCTGCTGGGCCTCAACACAGAGATCCAAAGGCTGCGTAGGGAGAGTTTCGGAGGCGTGGAAGCGGAGGGGGATGATCAGCAGTAA